In one window of Azoarcus olearius DNA:
- the xdhB gene encoding xanthine dehydrogenase molybdopterin binding subunit, which yields MHPSELGTVDAAAIRGGVGTAQTHDSAHLHVTGCASYIDDLPELRGTLHAALGLSQRAHARVLALDLAPVRSAPGVVAVYTAADVPGLNDFGPVIHDDPIFASDEVQFHGQALFVVVAHDMRAARMAARLARVEYEDLPALLTTDEALAAGSTVLPDATLRRGDADAAIGAAPHRLAGSVRLGGQDHFYLETHIAYAIPREDRTLHVHSSSQHPGEVQLQVAHALGVDAKDVVIECRRMGGGFGGKESQPGQIAAIAAIAAWHTGHPVKLRLDRDDDMALTGKRHDFRIDWEAGFDDDGLILGVRFMHGCRAGYSADLTGAIADRAMFHADNAYYLGDVTIESHRCKTHTVSNTAFRGFGGPQGMFGIEEVIDAIARHLGRDPLEVRKLNYYGTDARNTTHYGQTITDNVIHTLTATLEAECDYAARRAALRAWNGASPVIKKGIALTPVKFGISFTATHLNQAGALLHVYTDGTVLLNHGGTEMGQGLFTKVAQVVAEELQIDLDRIRVTASDTSRVPNASATAASSGADLNGKAAQDAARKIKARLAGFAAARFGVREDEVVFRANRVHAGTASLSFAELAHAAWMARVSLSATGFYRTPKISYDRATLSGRPFYYYAYGVACSEVAIDTLTGESRVLRVDILHDAGRSLNPAIDLGQVEGGFIQGMGWLTMEALRWDASGRLLTHAPSTYKIPAVSDLPPVFNVRLWEDGHNSEDAIFRSKAVGEPPFMLALSVWYAIKDAVAAAADYRVTPRLDAPATAEEILRAVDAARQAAGV from the coding sequence ATGCATCCATCTGAGCTGGGAACAGTCGATGCGGCGGCCATCCGCGGCGGGGTCGGCACCGCGCAGACGCACGACTCGGCCCACCTGCACGTGACCGGCTGCGCCAGCTACATCGACGACCTGCCTGAACTGCGTGGCACCCTGCATGCCGCGCTCGGACTGTCGCAGCGCGCTCATGCCCGCGTCCTCGCCCTCGACCTCGCCCCGGTCCGTTCCGCGCCGGGCGTGGTCGCGGTCTATACGGCGGCCGACGTCCCCGGCCTCAACGACTTCGGCCCGGTCATCCACGACGATCCGATCTTTGCCTCCGACGAGGTGCAGTTCCACGGCCAGGCCCTGTTCGTGGTAGTGGCGCACGACATGCGCGCGGCCCGGATGGCGGCCCGTCTGGCGCGGGTGGAGTACGAAGACCTGCCCGCGTTGCTGACCACCGACGAGGCGCTCGCGGCCGGCAGCACCGTGCTGCCCGACGCGACGCTGCGCCGCGGCGACGCCGATGCCGCGATCGGCGCGGCGCCGCACCGTCTCGCCGGCAGCGTGCGGCTGGGCGGGCAGGACCACTTCTATCTCGAAACCCACATCGCCTACGCGATCCCGCGCGAAGACCGCACGCTGCACGTGCATTCCTCCAGCCAGCATCCGGGCGAGGTACAGCTGCAGGTTGCGCACGCGCTGGGCGTCGACGCCAAGGACGTGGTGATCGAATGCCGGCGCATGGGCGGCGGCTTCGGCGGCAAGGAGAGCCAGCCCGGGCAGATCGCCGCGATCGCCGCAATCGCCGCGTGGCACACCGGCCACCCGGTCAAGCTGCGACTTGACCGCGACGACGACATGGCGCTGACCGGCAAGCGCCACGATTTCCGCATCGACTGGGAAGCCGGCTTCGACGATGACGGCCTCATCCTCGGCGTGCGTTTCATGCACGGCTGCCGCGCCGGCTACTCGGCCGACCTCACCGGCGCCATCGCCGACCGCGCGATGTTCCACGCCGACAACGCCTACTACCTCGGCGACGTGACGATCGAGTCGCACCGCTGCAAGACGCACACGGTGTCCAACACCGCCTTTCGCGGATTCGGCGGTCCTCAGGGCATGTTCGGCATCGAAGAGGTGATCGACGCCATCGCCCGCCACCTCGGGCGCGACCCGCTGGAAGTGCGCAAACTCAACTACTACGGCACCGACGCGCGCAACACCACGCACTACGGCCAGACGATCACCGACAACGTCATCCACACGCTCACCGCCACGCTCGAAGCCGAGTGCGACTACGCCGCCCGGCGCGCGGCGCTGCGCGCGTGGAACGGCGCCAGCCCGGTCATCAAGAAGGGCATCGCGCTGACGCCGGTGAAGTTCGGCATCTCCTTCACCGCCACCCACCTCAACCAGGCGGGCGCCCTGCTCCACGTCTATACCGACGGCACCGTGCTGCTCAACCACGGCGGCACCGAAATGGGCCAGGGCCTGTTCACCAAGGTGGCGCAGGTGGTGGCCGAAGAGCTGCAGATCGACCTCGACCGCATCCGCGTCACCGCATCGGACACCTCGCGCGTACCCAATGCCTCCGCCACCGCCGCCTCCAGCGGCGCGGACCTCAACGGCAAGGCGGCGCAGGATGCCGCGCGCAAGATCAAGGCACGCCTCGCCGGATTCGCCGCGGCCCGGTTCGGCGTGCGCGAGGACGAGGTGGTGTTCCGCGCCAACCGTGTCCACGCCGGCACCGCCAGCCTCAGCTTTGCCGAACTCGCCCACGCGGCGTGGATGGCGCGGGTGTCGCTGTCGGCCACCGGCTTCTACCGCACCCCCAAGATCTCCTACGACCGCGCGACCCTTTCCGGGCGGCCGTTCTACTACTACGCCTACGGCGTGGCCTGCAGCGAAGTCGCCATCGACACCCTCACCGGCGAATCGCGTGTATTGCGCGTCGACATCCTGCACGACGCCGGCCGCTCGCTGAATCCGGCGATCGACCTCGGCCAGGTGGAAGGCGGCTTCATCCAGGGCATGGGCTGGCTGACGATGGAAGCCCTGCGCTGGGACGCTTCAGGCCGGCTGCTGACCCACGCGCCATCCACCTACAAGATTCCCGCGGTGTCGGACCTGCCGCCGGTGTTCAACGTGCGCCTGTGGGAAGACGGCCACAACAGCGAGGACGCGATCTTCCGCTCCAAGGCCGTGGGCGAGCCGCCCTTCATGCTGGCGCTGTCGGTCTGGTACGCGATCAAGGACGCCGTGGCCGCCGCGGCGGACTACCGCGTCACGCCCCGGCTCGACGCGCCCGCCACCGCGGAGGAAATCCTCCGCGCGGTGGACGCCGCCCGCCAGGCCGCAGGCGTCTGA
- the xdhC gene encoding xanthine dehydrogenase accessory protein XdhC, whose amino-acid sequence MRTADLLAALHRQLDAGHPAVWVSVAATRGSVPRGPGARMLVDENATSGTIGGGHLELRAIELAREMLRDAAGNPGRAPAARHQRLILGASLGQCCGGMVDLALDLVRPAQAEWLAAAGQLEAQGEDWIRILDLHHSRVSVVPAHALQNALPADLANAVAALLCSADDNATLVPGTGAPRYSVESVRSPALHIALFGAGHVGTALIEVLGRLPVAVSWIDPREGAFPAQVPPNVRCLQYDEPDDALAMLPAGTAALVMTHSHALDLALVRAWLDRGDFRFLGLIGSRTKRASFEHRLRDRGYSAEQLARLTCPVGDTGVIGKEPEVIAIAIAAQLLTLRTRSTPPSAGVPPVACTTGANVENCA is encoded by the coding sequence ATGCGGACCGCCGATCTGCTCGCCGCCCTGCACCGCCAGCTCGACGCCGGCCACCCCGCGGTGTGGGTGAGCGTGGCGGCGACACGCGGTTCGGTGCCACGCGGGCCGGGCGCGCGGATGCTGGTCGATGAAAACGCGACGAGCGGCACCATCGGCGGCGGCCACCTCGAACTGCGCGCGATCGAACTCGCGCGCGAAATGCTCCGCGACGCCGCCGGCAACCCCGGGCGTGCGCCCGCCGCGCGGCACCAGCGCCTGATCCTTGGCGCCAGCCTCGGCCAATGCTGCGGCGGCATGGTGGACCTGGCGCTCGATCTGGTGCGGCCGGCGCAGGCCGAATGGCTGGCCGCTGCCGGCCAGCTGGAGGCGCAGGGCGAAGACTGGATACGCATCCTCGACCTTCACCACAGCCGCGTAAGCGTGGTGCCGGCGCACGCGCTGCAGAATGCACTGCCCGCCGACCTCGCCAATGCGGTCGCGGCCCTGCTGTGCTCGGCCGACGACAACGCGACGCTCGTGCCGGGCACCGGCGCCCCCCGCTACAGCGTGGAAAGCGTGCGCAGCCCCGCACTCCACATCGCGCTGTTCGGCGCCGGTCACGTCGGCACCGCGCTGATCGAGGTGCTCGGGCGGCTGCCGGTGGCGGTCAGCTGGATCGACCCGCGCGAGGGCGCGTTCCCCGCCCAGGTTCCGCCCAACGTGCGCTGCCTGCAGTACGACGAGCCGGACGACGCGCTAGCAATGCTGCCCGCGGGCACCGCGGCGCTGGTGATGACGCACAGCCACGCGCTCGACCTCGCCCTCGTCCGTGCCTGGCTCGACCGCGGCGACTTCCGCTTCCTCGGGCTGATCGGCTCGCGTACCAAACGCGCCAGCTTCGAGCACCGGCTGCGCGACCGCGGCTACAGCGCCGAGCAGTTGGCGCGCCTGACCTGCCCGGTGGGCGACACCGGCGTGATCGGCAAGGAACCGGAGGTCATCGCCATTGCGATCGCCGCCCAGTTGCTCACGCTCCGCACAAGGTCGACGCCTCCGTCAGCAGGCGTGCCGCCGGTCGCATGCACGACCGGCGCGAACGTCGAGAACTGCGCATGA
- a CDS encoding ABC transporter ATP-binding protein yields MTVVQPSTRLELAGITKAYPGVIANDGIDLRVAAGEIHAVLGENGAGKSTLMKIIHGVVQPDAGEIRWEGQPVSITSPATARALGIGMVFQHFSLFETLTVAQNVALTMPEPIGRRALAARIEAVAQRYGLPVDPRRPVHALSVGERQRVEIVRCLLQTPRLLILDEPTSVLTPQAVQTLFASLRQLAAEGCSILYISHKLEEIRSLCDSATVLRGGRVVGHCRPAEETPASLARLMIGRELPRCAHPPAVLDGPVRLRLAGLSHAAVEPFGTDLRDIHLDVRGGEIVGIAGVSGNGQQELLRAISGEEALAEKHPVQIMGVEAGRLGAAARRALGLCFVPEERLGRGAVPALSLADNALLTAARSQVLVRAGLRRFGATRAFAQRCIEHFAVKCSGPAAPAASLSGGNLQKFIIGREILQAPALLVCAQPTWGVDVGAAAFIRQALIDLRRQGCAVLVISEELEELFEISDRIAVIAQGRLSPLRLVRDTSMEEVGLWMSGLWPGADPGPVAGGGRHAAA; encoded by the coding sequence ATGACCGTCGTCCAGCCTTCCACACGGCTGGAACTTGCCGGCATCACCAAGGCCTACCCCGGCGTGATCGCCAATGACGGCATCGACCTCCGCGTCGCAGCGGGCGAAATCCACGCCGTGCTGGGCGAAAACGGCGCCGGCAAATCGACCCTGATGAAGATCATCCACGGCGTGGTCCAGCCGGACGCGGGCGAGATCCGCTGGGAAGGTCAGCCCGTGTCCATCACCAGCCCGGCCACGGCGCGTGCGCTCGGCATCGGCATGGTGTTCCAGCACTTCTCGCTGTTCGAAACGCTGACGGTGGCGCAGAACGTGGCGCTGACAATGCCCGAGCCCATCGGTAGGCGTGCGCTTGCGGCACGGATCGAAGCGGTGGCGCAGCGCTACGGCCTGCCGGTGGACCCACGGCGCCCGGTGCACGCGCTGTCGGTGGGCGAACGCCAGCGCGTCGAGATCGTGCGCTGCCTGCTGCAGACACCGCGCCTGCTGATCCTGGACGAACCGACCTCGGTGCTGACGCCGCAGGCGGTGCAGACGCTGTTCGCCAGCCTGCGTCAGTTGGCGGCCGAGGGTTGCTCGATTCTCTACATCAGCCACAAGCTCGAGGAAATCCGCAGCCTGTGCGACAGCGCGACCGTCCTGCGCGGCGGGCGCGTGGTCGGGCACTGCCGGCCGGCGGAGGAGACGCCCGCGTCGCTGGCGCGCCTGATGATAGGCCGCGAGCTGCCGCGCTGCGCTCATCCGCCGGCAGTGCTGGATGGTCCCGTGCGGTTGCGGCTTGCCGGGCTGTCGCACGCGGCGGTCGAGCCTTTCGGCACCGACCTGCGCGACATCCACCTCGATGTGCGTGGCGGCGAAATCGTCGGCATCGCCGGGGTATCCGGCAACGGCCAGCAGGAACTGCTGCGCGCCATTTCGGGCGAGGAAGCACTCGCCGAGAAGCATCCGGTGCAGATCATGGGCGTGGAAGCCGGGCGCCTCGGCGCGGCAGCGCGGCGCGCGCTCGGCCTGTGCTTCGTGCCCGAAGAGCGGCTGGGGCGCGGCGCGGTGCCGGCGCTCTCGCTGGCTGACAATGCGCTGCTGACCGCGGCGCGCTCGCAGGTCCTGGTGCGGGCCGGCCTGCGCCGCTTCGGCGCCACCCGGGCCTTCGCGCAGCGCTGCATCGAGCACTTCGCGGTCAAGTGCAGCGGTCCGGCGGCGCCGGCGGCCTCGCTGTCGGGCGGCAACCTGCAGAAGTTCATCATCGGCCGCGAGATCCTGCAGGCACCGGCCCTGCTGGTGTGTGCCCAGCCGACCTGGGGCGTGGACGTCGGCGCCGCCGCCTTCATCCGCCAGGCACTGATCGACCTGCGCCGGCAGGGCTGCGCGGTCCTCGTGATTTCGGAAGAGCTGGAAGAACTGTTCGAGATCAGCGACCGCATTGCGGTGATCGCGCAAGGCCGGCTGTCCCCGCTGCGGCTGGTGCGCGACACCTCGATGGAGGAAGTAGGGCTGTGGATGAGCGGCCTGTGGCCGGGCGCCGACCCCGGCCCCGTTGCCGGCGGGGGGCGCCATGCTGCGGCTTGA
- a CDS encoding ABC transporter permease has translation MLRLEARATASPAMRYVSPLIAIVLTLVTGAALFALLGKDPGEGLRLFLLSPLKDLYGISELLLKATPLMLCALGLAIGFRANVWNIGAEGQFLLGAVGASGVALYFQDSDSALVLPAMVLAGAAAGAGWAAIPAWLRTRYEASEILVSLMLVYIAQLFVSWLVFGPWKDPQGFNFPQSAMFGDHALLPPLIEGTRLHVGLLFALSALVAGHVLMNRSYLGFRLQVAGEAPAAARYAGFSRARAVWIGLLAGGATAGLAGMGEVAGPLGQLTDKVGSGYGFAAIIVAFVGRLHAVGIALASLLMALLYIGGEQVQQYMNLPNSIALVFQGLLLFFLLGADVLIHYRLRLGRRTG, from the coding sequence ATGCTGCGGCTTGAGGCCCGCGCCACCGCGTCGCCGGCAATGCGCTATGTGTCGCCGCTGATCGCGATCGTGCTGACGCTGGTCACCGGCGCCGCGCTGTTCGCGCTGCTCGGCAAGGACCCGGGCGAGGGTCTGCGGCTCTTTCTGCTGAGCCCGCTGAAGGACCTCTACGGCATCTCGGAACTGCTGTTGAAAGCCACGCCGCTGATGCTGTGCGCGCTTGGGCTGGCGATCGGCTTTCGCGCAAACGTCTGGAACATCGGCGCGGAAGGCCAGTTTCTGCTCGGCGCGGTCGGCGCCAGCGGCGTGGCGCTGTACTTCCAGGACAGCGACAGCGCGCTGGTGCTGCCCGCCATGGTGCTGGCCGGCGCCGCCGCGGGGGCGGGCTGGGCGGCGATTCCCGCCTGGCTGCGCACCCGCTACGAGGCCAGCGAGATCCTCGTCTCGCTGATGCTGGTCTATATCGCCCAACTGTTCGTGTCCTGGCTGGTATTCGGGCCGTGGAAGGACCCGCAGGGCTTCAACTTTCCGCAGAGCGCGATGTTCGGCGACCACGCGCTGCTTCCGCCGCTGATCGAAGGCACGCGCCTGCACGTGGGATTGCTGTTTGCGCTGAGCGCACTCGTGGCGGGCCACGTCCTGATGAACCGCAGCTATCTCGGCTTTCGGCTGCAGGTGGCGGGCGAGGCGCCGGCCGCGGCGCGCTATGCGGGTTTTTCGCGCGCGCGGGCGGTGTGGATCGGCCTGCTCGCCGGCGGCGCCACGGCCGGCCTTGCCGGCATGGGCGAAGTCGCCGGGCCGCTCGGCCAGCTCACCGACAAGGTCGGCTCCGGCTACGGTTTCGCCGCAATCATCGTCGCCTTCGTCGGCCGCCTGCACGCGGTGGGCATCGCCCTCGCCAGTCTGCTGATGGCGCTGCTCTACATCGGTGGCGAGCAGGTGCAGCAGTACATGAACCTGCCGAATTCGATCGCGCTGGTCTTCCAGGGCCTGCTGCTGTTCTTCCTGCTCGGCGCCGACGTGCTGATCCACTACCGCCTGCGGCTCGGGCGCCGGACTGGCTGA
- a CDS encoding ABC transporter permease: MDGATLAPILFATVVAGTPLVLVALGLLVNERAGILNLGAEGMMAVGAVAAFVATHASGSAALGVGAGMLAGAALALLFGLLVITLQANQVASGLALAIFGVGLAAFAGKPYESLALPAVPPIRIPFLADLPLIGEAFYNQQALVYLSWALFWCIVWFLYRSRPGLVLRAVGESPAVAHAIGHPVQRVRYLAVVFGGAMAGLGGAFLSVFHTPMWVEGMVAGRGWIALALVVFASWRPLRVLLGAYLFGGVMVTQLFIQGSGLQIDFPSQLLSSLPYWATIVVLVAISRNRATARLHAPLSLGKPYRPER; the protein is encoded by the coding sequence ATGGACGGCGCGACCCTGGCCCCGATCCTGTTCGCCACCGTGGTGGCCGGCACACCGCTGGTGCTCGTTGCGCTCGGGCTGCTGGTGAACGAACGTGCCGGCATCCTCAATCTCGGCGCCGAGGGAATGATGGCGGTCGGCGCGGTGGCGGCCTTCGTCGCCACTCATGCAAGCGGCAGCGCCGCGCTCGGCGTGGGCGCCGGCATGCTCGCCGGCGCGGCGCTGGCGCTGCTGTTCGGCCTGCTGGTGATCACGCTGCAGGCCAACCAGGTGGCCTCCGGGCTGGCGTTGGCGATCTTCGGCGTCGGCCTCGCCGCCTTCGCCGGCAAGCCCTACGAGTCGCTGGCGCTGCCGGCGGTGCCGCCGATCCGCATCCCCTTCCTCGCGGACCTTCCGCTGATCGGCGAGGCGTTCTACAACCAGCAGGCGCTGGTCTACCTGTCGTGGGCCTTGTTCTGGTGCATCGTGTGGTTCCTGTACCGCAGCCGCCCCGGTCTGGTGCTGCGCGCGGTGGGTGAGTCGCCCGCGGTCGCGCATGCCATCGGCCATCCGGTGCAGCGCGTGCGCTACCTGGCGGTGGTTTTCGGTGGCGCGATGGCGGGCCTGGGCGGCGCGTTCCTGTCCGTGTTCCACACGCCGATGTGGGTTGAAGGCATGGTCGCGGGGCGCGGCTGGATTGCGCTCGCGCTGGTCGTGTTCGCCAGCTGGCGTCCGCTGCGGGTACTGCTCGGTGCCTATCTGTTCGGCGGCGTCATGGTCACCCAGCTCTTTATCCAGGGCTCCGGCCTGCAGATCGACTTTCCGTCCCAGCTGCTGTCCTCGCTGCCCTACTGGGCGACCATCGTGGTGCTGGTGGCGATCTCCCGCAACCGGGCCACGGCCCGTCTGCATGCCCCGCTCTCGCTCGGCAAACCCTACCGGCCGGAACGCTGA
- a CDS encoding TonB-dependent receptor, whose protein sequence is MLRPALSLATRPHPLALLLAAAASLPALAHEDGATELQAVEVKGEALHGTGAAYSATRLEHDDIRDRRVARPQDLFRLVPGMNLTGYGLPGVADQVALRGFGNGGHGGDIGFVIDGIPLNEAMSHADGYADLNVIVPLELERMTVLRGPVSALYGNYNRAGTVTLQTRKGGAYRDLDLSLGSYGTVDLQAALGAGFGGNQQLNLAAQHYRSDGFRDQSAGERSTLAGRWAVQATSDLEVAVSARAHEAKADNPGYLTRAQFKDDPYGKDPRTQNDGAEKGFYTLRTDLNYQLAPELKLLSFAYATRQDFTRWFSRGGAAAPSWRQREETYERDVLGAGFNLNGHHHLGAAGQLSWVGGVETSSETTDYLKYENTRFRRRIGTAEFDRRFKLDNLAVFGEAALDALRLFKPSIGLRWDRFTGDCDRRGAETSAQPCARMDAVEHLSPKLGVRSQVADGVELRASWTEGFALANDMAKYSLGARHVDPNVFRQTELGANVRLSSQLVLDLAAYHLRSSDEINYDSVANEYINAGSTRRTGVEVSALWAPADRFDLSLNWASAHSKVLENPNSSLEGKRVTAVPRYTATVEANWRPAPGWRGTVTWRRVGSFAVTQDNTQTYGGYSVFDLGAAYTFPGAGAYTLYATIDNVANREYATAVSTVGYATAAPRTLRVGAQLSF, encoded by the coding sequence ATGCTTCGCCCCGCACTTTCACTTGCCACCCGTCCGCATCCGCTCGCCCTTCTGCTCGCCGCGGCCGCGTCCCTGCCCGCGCTCGCCCACGAGGACGGCGCAACCGAGCTGCAGGCGGTCGAGGTGAAGGGCGAGGCGCTGCACGGCACCGGCGCGGCCTACTCCGCCACCCGGCTCGAACACGACGATATCCGCGACCGCCGGGTGGCGCGCCCGCAGGACCTGTTCCGCCTGGTGCCGGGCATGAACCTCACCGGCTACGGGCTGCCCGGCGTGGCGGACCAGGTTGCGCTGCGCGGCTTCGGCAACGGCGGACACGGCGGCGACATCGGCTTCGTCATCGACGGCATTCCGCTCAACGAGGCGATGTCGCACGCCGACGGTTACGCCGACCTCAACGTGATCGTGCCGCTGGAACTCGAGCGCATGACCGTGCTGCGCGGTCCGGTTTCTGCGCTGTACGGCAACTACAACCGCGCCGGCACCGTCACGCTGCAAACGCGCAAGGGTGGCGCCTACCGCGACCTCGACCTCAGCCTCGGCAGCTACGGCACCGTCGACCTGCAGGCGGCGCTCGGTGCCGGGTTCGGCGGCAACCAGCAACTCAACCTGGCCGCCCAGCACTACCGCAGCGACGGTTTTCGCGACCAGTCCGCGGGCGAGCGCAGCACGCTGGCGGGACGCTGGGCAGTCCAGGCCACGTCCGACCTTGAAGTCGCCGTGTCCGCGCGCGCACACGAGGCCAAGGCCGACAACCCCGGCTACCTCACCCGCGCCCAGTTCAAGGACGACCCCTACGGCAAGGACCCGCGCACCCAGAACGACGGCGCTGAAAAAGGCTTCTACACGCTGCGCACCGACCTCAACTACCAGTTGGCGCCCGAACTCAAGCTGCTGAGCTTCGCCTACGCGACCCGGCAGGACTTCACCCGCTGGTTCAGCCGCGGGGGCGCCGCCGCACCCAGCTGGCGCCAGCGCGAGGAAACCTACGAGCGCGACGTGCTCGGCGCGGGGTTCAACCTCAACGGCCACCACCACCTGGGCGCCGCCGGGCAACTGAGCTGGGTCGGCGGCGTCGAGACCTCCTCCGAGACCACCGATTACCTCAAGTACGAGAACACCCGGTTCCGCCGCCGCATCGGCACCGCCGAGTTCGACCGCCGCTTCAAGCTCGACAACCTGGCCGTGTTCGGCGAAGCCGCACTCGATGCGCTCCGGTTGTTCAAACCGTCGATCGGCTTGCGTTGGGACCGTTTTACCGGCGACTGCGACCGGCGCGGCGCCGAGACCAGCGCCCAGCCCTGCGCGCGGATGGACGCGGTGGAGCACTTGAGCCCCAAGCTGGGCGTGCGTTCTCAGGTCGCCGATGGCGTGGAGTTGCGTGCGAGCTGGACCGAGGGCTTCGCGCTCGCCAACGACATGGCGAAGTATTCGCTGGGCGCCCGCCACGTCGATCCCAACGTGTTCCGGCAGACGGAGTTGGGGGCCAACGTCAGGCTGTCTTCGCAACTCGTGCTGGACCTGGCCGCCTATCACCTGCGCTCGTCCGACGAGATCAACTACGACAGCGTCGCCAACGAATACATCAACGCGGGCAGCACGCGTCGCACCGGCGTGGAAGTCTCGGCGCTGTGGGCGCCGGCAGACCGTTTCGACCTGTCGCTGAACTGGGCCAGCGCGCACAGCAAGGTACTGGAGAACCCCAACAGCAGCCTGGAAGGCAAGCGCGTCACCGCGGTGCCGCGCTACACCGCCACGGTGGAAGCGAACTGGCGCCCGGCGCCCGGCTGGCGCGGCACCGTCACCTGGCGCCGGGTCGGCTCGTTCGCGGTAACGCAGGACAACACGCAAACCTACGGCGGCTACAGCGTGTTCGACCTCGGCGCCGCCTACACCTTCCCGGGCGCCGGCGCCTACACGCTGTACGCCACCATCGACAACGTCGCCAACCGCGAATACGCCACCGCCGTTTCCACGGTGGGCTACGCCACCGCCGCTCCGCGCACGCTGCGCGTCGGCGCCCAACTGAGTTTCTGA
- a CDS encoding DUF4198 domain-containing protein — protein MPSPSSPVRRSGLAALAALLCAALAGPAAAHTVWLEADSARAGDYLVRFGGHADKLESYPAEKLGAVHAYDAAGAPLAVQREDGAEGVRVRAAGAPVLLTASYDNGYWSKTANGKSINKPMNEVAGARSAVHAIKFHKTIVQWGEQATRALGQPFELRPLAATPARAGQPLQLEVLIDGKPAPGIRVAFGEEGADAISDDKGIATLTPRAGINRLWAGRRQAVSNDPRLTELSIEYSLVFSAR, from the coding sequence ATGCCTTCTCCGTCCTCGCCCGTCCGCCGTTCCGGTCTCGCCGCCCTCGCCGCGCTGCTGTGCGCCGCCCTTGCCGGCCCCGCCGCCGCCCACACCGTCTGGCTGGAGGCCGATTCCGCGCGCGCCGGCGACTACCTCGTGCGCTTCGGCGGTCATGCGGACAAGCTCGAAAGCTATCCCGCCGAAAAGCTCGGCGCGGTCCATGCCTACGACGCCGCCGGCGCGCCGCTCGCAGTGCAGCGCGAAGACGGCGCCGAGGGCGTGCGGGTACGTGCCGCCGGCGCGCCGGTACTGCTCACCGCCAGCTATGACAATGGCTACTGGAGCAAGACCGCGAACGGCAAGAGCATCAACAAGCCGATGAACGAGGTGGCGGGGGCGCGCTCGGCGGTGCATGCGATCAAGTTTCACAAAACCATCGTGCAGTGGGGCGAGCAGGCCACCCGCGCCCTCGGCCAGCCCTTCGAGCTGCGCCCGCTCGCGGCCACGCCGGCCCGCGCCGGTCAGCCGCTGCAGCTGGAGGTGCTGATCGACGGCAAGCCGGCGCCGGGCATCCGGGTGGCGTTCGGCGAAGAAGGCGCCGACGCCATCAGTGACGACAAGGGCATCGCAACCCTCACGCCGCGTGCCGGGATCAACCGCCTGTGGGCCGGGCGCCGGCAGGCAGTAAGCAACGACCCGCGGCTGACCGAGCTGAGCATCGAGTACAGCCTGGTGTTCTCTGCCCGATGA
- a CDS encoding carboxypeptidase-like regulatory domain-containing protein, protein MKHATAPLLLAFALGAASAAHAHGLTLTAQGEGAQLVGRVAYTDDTPAAGIYVSASLAQGDGTMVTEGNSDAEGRFRLPAPAGKRLRVVAEGEEGHRVEVIAEPLAPARDEASVAALGLLREDIARLEHRLRMQDIIGGIGYIVGLAGIAAWVSARRRG, encoded by the coding sequence ATGAAGCACGCCACCGCCCCCCTGCTCCTCGCCTTCGCGCTGGGCGCGGCCTCCGCGGCCCATGCCCACGGCCTGACACTGACCGCCCAGGGCGAAGGCGCCCAGCTGGTCGGCCGCGTCGCCTATACCGACGACACGCCGGCCGCCGGCATCTATGTGTCGGCCAGCCTCGCGCAGGGCGACGGCACGATGGTGACCGAAGGCAACAGCGATGCCGAGGGCCGTTTCCGTCTCCCCGCGCCGGCAGGCAAACGCCTGCGGGTGGTCGCCGAAGGCGAGGAAGGCCACCGCGTGGAAGTGATCGCCGAACCCCTCGCTCCGGCGCGCGACGAGGCCTCCGTGGCCGCGCTGGGCCTGCTGCGCGAGGACATTGCCCGGCTCGAACACCGCCTGCGGATGCAGGACATCATCGGCGGCATCGGCTACATCGTCGGCCTCGCCGGCATCGCGGCGTGGGTTTCCGCGCGCAGGAGGGGCTGA